The Brasilonema sennae CENA114 genome includes a region encoding these proteins:
- the hemW gene encoding radical SAM family heme chaperone HemW yields the protein MIQKVSTSSIPSSAYIHIPFCRRRCFYCDFPVSVVGERLRGETSGTISQYVNVLCQEIAITPALAQPLITIFFGGGTPSLLSTEQLQRILEALDNRFGVSAGAEISMEIDPGTFDLVHLQGYRSAGVNRISLGVQAFQEDLLQACGRSHSVSDIFAAVDLIRQVRIPEFSIDLISGLPHQTLDRWQESLEKAVASAPTHISIYDLTIEPGTAFGRYYKAGDQPLPTDETTVKMYRMAQKILTGAGYNHYEISNYAQPGHQCRHNRVYWENRPYYGFGMGAASYVEGKRFTRPRKTKEYYQWVQDGGVIDCEVTSPDEVLLETLMLGLRLAEGVSLAVLAEQFGEEKVEKIHECLQPYFDKGWVEVVQQRLRLTDPEGFLFSNVVLAKLFKELGE from the coding sequence ATGATTCAAAAAGTTTCCACTTCTAGCATTCCCAGTTCTGCTTACATTCATATTCCCTTTTGTAGAAGGCGATGTTTTTACTGTGATTTCCCTGTATCCGTTGTGGGGGAGCGTTTGCGAGGTGAAACATCTGGCACTATCTCCCAATATGTTAATGTGCTATGTCAAGAAATTGCCATCACGCCTGCCCTAGCTCAACCATTGATAACAATTTTCTTTGGTGGCGGTACTCCTTCTCTTTTGTCTACAGAACAGTTACAACGGATATTGGAAGCGCTTGACAATCGGTTTGGTGTATCTGCTGGGGCAGAGATTTCGATGGAAATAGACCCAGGTACCTTTGATTTGGTACACTTACAAGGCTACCGCAGTGCAGGCGTAAATCGGATAAGTTTAGGTGTACAAGCGTTTCAAGAAGACTTATTGCAAGCTTGTGGGCGATCGCACTCCGTCTCTGATATATTCGCAGCTGTAGACTTAATTCGGCAGGTGAGGATTCCCGAATTCAGTATAGACTTAATTTCGGGTTTACCGCATCAGACTTTAGATAGGTGGCAGGAGTCTTTAGAAAAAGCGGTTGCGAGCGCACCCACGCATATATCAATATACGACCTTACGATTGAGCCTGGAACTGCTTTTGGTCGTTACTACAAAGCCGGGGATCAACCTTTACCGACTGATGAAACTACAGTCAAAATGTACCGCATGGCACAGAAAATTTTGACTGGTGCAGGTTACAACCATTATGAAATTTCCAATTATGCACAGCCGGGACATCAATGTCGCCATAATCGAGTTTATTGGGAAAATCGCCCGTATTATGGCTTTGGTATGGGTGCTGCAAGTTATGTAGAAGGGAAACGGTTCACCCGTCCGCGTAAAACGAAGGAGTATTATCAGTGGGTGCAAGATGGCGGTGTGATTGATTGTGAAGTCACATCACCAGATGAAGTTTTATTAGAAACTTTAATGTTGGGGTTGCGTTTGGCAGAAGGTGTGAGTTTGGCAGTTTTAGCAGAACAGTTTGGGGAAGAGAAGGTAGAGAAGATTCACGAGTGTTTGCAACCATACTTTGATAAAGGTTGGGTGGAAGTTGTGCAACAAAGGTTGCGGTTGACTGATCCCGAGGGATTTTTATTCTCTAATGTGGTGTTGGCGAAGTTGTTTAAGGAGTTGGGCGAATAA
- a CDS encoding tetratricopeptide repeat protein has product MLRRLWQWLKRFFQRLFGSKQSPQTGEQRKVESRRQPTDAEYEALFLQLLAGVNEGWSRGRVKGFLDAKNITQAALVEWLRRFGERLLVSSAENTELAERMVRLRELSVGEVGEVAGEIGRRLLGRGGETNRQDAKSAEAREEGEAEAWFDRGNEQFDAGDFEGAIASYDKAVEFKLDYHEAWNNRGGALFNLGRFEEAIASFDKAVEFKPDKHEAWDNRGLALRNLWRMEEAITSYNKAIEFKPDDNAAWNNRGVALFNLGHFEDAIASYDKAVEFKPDYHEAWNNRGNALSELGRFSDAIASYDKAIEFKPDKHEAWYNRGNALVNLGRFEDAIGSYDKAIEFKPDDDAPWYSRGVALGNLGRIEEAIASYDKAIEFKPDKHEAWINRGFAAGSSVSCDPLLAFMSAIARNNPHLNQRGYEGKLASYEEGLKYCHQHLASAAEYAQNSSSGLINQVR; this is encoded by the coding sequence ATGCTCAGGCGACTTTGGCAGTGGCTCAAAAGGTTTTTTCAGCGGTTATTTGGCAGTAAGCAATCTCCTCAGACGGGGGAACAGAGGAAGGTAGAATCACGGAGACAGCCGACAGATGCTGAGTATGAAGCGTTGTTCCTTCAACTGTTGGCAGGTGTAAATGAGGGCTGGAGTCGCGGACGGGTAAAGGGTTTTTTGGATGCAAAGAATATCACTCAGGCTGCTTTGGTGGAGTGGTTGCGGCGCTTTGGGGAAAGATTGTTGGTATCAAGTGCTGAGAATACAGAGTTAGCTGAGCGTATGGTGCGGTTGAGAGAGTTGAGTGTTGGGGAAGTGGGTGAGGTGGCGGGTGAGATTGGGAGGCGGTTGTTGGGGAGGGGAGGAGAAACGAACCGCCAAGACGCCAAGAGCGCAGAGGCAAGAGAGGAGGGAGAAGCAGAAGCTTGGTTTGACAGAGGTAATGAGCAATTTGATGCTGGGGATTTTGAAGGTGCGATCGCATCCTACGACAAAGCCGTTGAATTCAAACTCGACTACCATGAAGCTTGGAACAACCGGGGCGGGGCGCTTTTTAACTTAGGGCGATTTGAAGAAGCGATCGCATCCTTTGACAAAGCCGTTGAATTCAAACCTGACAAACATGAAGCTTGGGACAACCGGGGGTTGGCGCTTCGTAACTTATGGCGAATGGAAGAGGCGATCACATCCTACAACAAAGCAATTGAATTCAAACCCGACGACAATGCAGCTTGGAACAACCGGGGCGTGGCGCTGTTTAACTTAGGGCACTTTGAAGATGCGATCGCATCCTACGACAAAGCCGTTGAATTCAAACCCGATTATCATGAAGCTTGGAACAACCGGGGCAATGCGCTTTCTGAGTTAGGGCGATTTTCTGATGCAATCGCATCCTACGACAAAGCTATTGAATTCAAACCCGACAAACATGAAGCTTGGTACAACCGGGGCAATGCGCTGGTTAACTTAGGACGATTTGAAGATGCGATCGGATCCTACGACAAAGCTATTGAATTCAAACCCGACGATGATGCACCTTGGTACAGCCGGGGCGTGGCGCTGGGTAACTTAGGGCGAATTGAAGAAGCGATCGCATCCTACGACAAAGCTATTGAATTCAAACCCGACAAACATGAAGCTTGGATTAACCGAGGTTTTGCTGCGGGAAGTTCAGTGAGTTGTGATCCCCTGCTGGCTTTTATGAGTGCAATTGCTAGAAACAATCCCCATCTTAACCAGCGCGGCTATGAAGGTAAATTGGCAAGCTATGAGGAAGGTTTGAAGTATTGTCAC